One part of the Eucalyptus grandis isolate ANBG69807.140 chromosome 10, ASM1654582v1, whole genome shotgun sequence genome encodes these proteins:
- the LOC104421448 gene encoding uncharacterized protein LOC104421448 — protein MSGYVACCSLHPKIFTRSVHVPRSQRHVITATTSQRSSTAPPLRHRSRSSAPPSSLRDLPHLLFLSLRANPRSPDGPIAAVAPPGAPPPPLPLRPPPLLPLQRLPPRLPRRLPEPYPRRPPPPPRSPPPPAAGAPNFALLIKVLAFNRLDSLSRCLRSLAAADYLSDTVHLHVYIDHFGNGSGDAGSSLDAARRILDFVDGFEWGFGEKRVHYRTANAGLQAQWLEAWWPSSDDEFAFIVEDDLEVSPLFYKFVKSVIWNFYYNASNFSPMIYGVTLQRPRFVPGKHGNKLQVDGRSQVFLYQLVGTWGQILFPKHWKEFRRWYDYHKAKGIKPILEGMVTTGWYRRLGEKIWTPWFIKFIHDRGYFNIYTNFLQERALSVSHRDTGVNYGKTAGPDSHLLNEAPHDFNLLKMQPLSNLKWYDFCFREVLPGRVVRNFNDLGVVLDTVQINETIVFVSLFGLQEIIVRNMLCHFERLNIRNYILMGPTSNLLFDLARRGHPVIDADQFLDSVGANKLKRPQNSSPELIKNVMTSTYAIKKCLELKYNAWVVDANMLFPNGGMLQALTDSTFDLYAVKSLALIFVRSSSAVRKLWLDNFVHAIEAGDSLWDKLSISRENSNFADIAASFLESKRVRVKRIDDRSLGVNIGTSSVERASPGLENKVLYWSPDAALDIIRKRLEELKMWTLDGDDSCSAVVCHQS, from the exons ATGTCTGGTTATGTTGCGTGTTGCAGTTTG caccccAAAATATTTACCCGCTCCGTTCACGTGCCAAGAAGCCAACGTCACGTGATCACCGCCACAACTAGCCAGCGCAGCAGCACCGCTCCTCCACTCCGCCATCGAAGCCGAAGCTCAGCTCCGCCGTCTTCTCTCCGAGATCTCCCCcaccttctcttcctctctctgcGCGCAAACCCTAGATCACCGGATGGCCCGATCGCCGCAGTGGCACCACCTggtgctcctcctcctcctctccctctgcGTCCTCCTCCTCTACTGCCACTCCAACGCCTCCCTCCCCGcctccctcgccgcctcccggAACCCTATCCCCGACGGCCCCCGCCTCCTCCCCGATCCCCGCccccgccggccgccggcgccCCGAACTTCGCCCTCCTCATCAAGGTCCTCGCCTTCAACCGCCTCGACTCCCTCTCCCGCTGCCTCCgctccctcgccgccgccgactACCTCTCCGACACCGTCCACCTCCACGTCTACATCGACCACTTCGGTAACGGATCGGGCGACGCGGGATCGAGCCTGGACGCCGCGCGGAGGATCCTGGATTTCGTCGACGGCTTCGAGTGGGGGTTCGGCGAGAAGCGGGTGCACTATCGGACCGCCAACGCCGGGCTGCAGGCGCAGTGGCTGGAGGCGTGGTGGCCGAGCTCCGACGACGAGTTCGCCTTCATCGTCGAAGATGATCTGGAGGTCTCGCCGCTTTTCTACAAGTTCGTTAAGTCCGTTATATGGAACTTTTACTACAATGCTTCGAATTTTAGTCCGATGATATACGGAGTGACGCTTCAGCGACCAAGGTTTGTCCCAG GTAAGCATGGGAACAAACTGCAGGTCGATGGCAGAAGTCAAGTTTTCCTGTATCAGTTGGTCGGGACTTGGGGTCAGATTCTTTTTCCAAAGCATTGGAAGGAGTTTAGGAGGTGGTACGATTATCACAAGGCAAAGGGCATCAAGCCAATTCTTGAGGGAATG GTGACAACAGGATGGTACAGAAGGTTGGGAGAGAAAATATGGACTCCATGGTTCATTAAATTCATTCATGATCGTGGATATTTCAACATTTATACCAACTTTTTACAAGAAAGAGCACTTAGCGTCTCTCACAGAGATACTGGTGTCAACTATGGTAAAACAGCTGGGCCAGATTCTCATCTTCTGAATGAAGCTCCTCATGATTTCAATCTTCTCAAGATGCAGCCCTTGAGTAATCTGAAGTGgtatgatttttgttttagagaGGTTCTTCCTGGTAGGGTCGTTAGGAATTTCAACGACCTTGGTGTTGTTCTTGACACTGTGCAAATAAATGAGACTATAGTGTTTGTGAGCCTCTTTGGGCTTCAAGAGATCATTGTCAGAAACATGCTCTGCCACTTTGAGAGGCTGAATATTCGTAACTACATACTTATGGGCCCTACGTCCAATTTGCTGTTTGATCTTGCTAGAAGGGGACATCCTGTTATTGATGCAGACCAATTTCTGGATAGTGTGGGGGCTAACAAACTGAAGAGACCTCAGAATTCCTCTCCGGAGTTGATCAAGAATGTTATGACGAGTACATATGCGATTaagaaatgtttagaacttaaaTACAATGCTTGGGTGGTGGATGCAAACATGCTCTTTCCTAACGGAGGCATGTTACAGGCTTTGACCGACTCCACCTTTGACTTATATGCAGTGAAGAGCTtggctcttatttttgttcGGAGCTCCTCTGCTGTCAGGAAACTATGGCTCGATAATTTTGTACATGCAATTGAAGCAGGAGATTCTTTGTGGGATAAGCTTTCAATCTCACGGGAAAACAGCAATTTTGCAGACATAGCAGCGAGTTTTCTAGAATCCAAGAGGGTGAGGGTCAAGAGGATTGATGATAGAAGCCTCGGGGTCAACATTGGCACAAGCAGTGTTGAACGGGCTTCTCCTGGATTAGAAAACAAGGTACTGTACTGGTCTCCTGATGCTGCTCTGGACATAATTCGGAAGCGACTTGAAGAGTTGAAAATGTGGACCCTGGATGGTGATGACTCTTGTTCGGCAGTGGTTTGTCATCAATCATAG
- the LOC104421447 gene encoding pentatricopeptide repeat-containing protein At3g03580: MLLRRRRHAFNFLHDPLLASSIKIESLSSFSSLPATASTPSDETHSDLLALCSNSRSLARTKQCHTLGIVGRSLPRSVSLCASLILSYAGHGDIAAGRVLFRQTVGHCHTAFLWNTLIRAHSVCGAHDGFETYNAMIRSGVRPDGHTFPFVLKVCADFAEVKKGMEVHGAVFKLGFNGDVYVGNTLLQFYGNCRDLRGAGKVFDEMDERDIVSWNTVIGVFSVNGLYQEAFEFFNGMNSRSAMRPNMVSIISVLPVCAGFEDEAMASQIHAYTVKLGLVTNVTVGNALVDAYAKCRNAVAARYFFDEMVEKNEVSWNAIITGFAYGECNVDALNMFRSMISEGMKPDSVTISSMLPVLVELQLFDLAEEVHAYSIRMGMESDLFISNSLIDMYAKSGHPTMASSMFNKMKVCNIVSWNAMIANFTQNRREVKAINLIREMQVHGEVPSSLSFTNVLPACARMGLLSTGKEIHARTFRMGQSFDVFISNALTDMYAKCGCLNLARKVFSMSWRDEVTYNILIVGYSQTSYCLESLSLLKEMHSMGMNYDIVSFVGAISACANIAAIKQGKEIHGLLVRKQLHMHLFVANSLLDLYTKCGKIDIAREVFDRIPHRDVASWNTVIMGYGMLGEIETAISLFEEMRNDGVEYDSVSYIAVLSACSHGGLVEKGREYFKEMRCQNLEPSQMHYACMVDILGRAGLF; the protein is encoded by the coding sequence ATGTTActacgccgccgccgccatgccttcaattttcttcacGATCCTCTCTTAgcatcatcaataaaaatcgaATCTTTATCGTCGTTTTCGAGCCTCCCCGCGACTGCGTCGACGCCGAGCGACGAAACGCACTCCGACCTCCTCGCCCTCTGCTCGAACTCGCGGTCGCTTGCCCGGACCAAGCAATGCCACACTCTGGGAATCGTGGGTCGGTCCCTCCCTCGCAGCGTCTCTCTCTGCGCTTCGCTCATCTTGAGCTACGCTGGCCATGGGGACATCGCGGCGGGCCGCGTCCTGTTCCGCCAGACTGTTGGGCACTGCCACACGGCCTTCTTGTGGAACACACTCATCCGGGCTCACTCCGTGTGCGGAGCTCATGATGGGTTCGAGACGTATAACGCGATGATCAGGAGCGGGGTTCGGCCTGACGGCCACACGTTCCCTTTTGTTCTCAAGGTTTGTGCGGATTTTGCGGAAGTGAAGAAGGGGATGGAGGTTCACGGGGCTGTGTTCAAGTTGGGTTTCAATGGTGATGTCTACGTGGGGAACACCCTTTTGCAGTTTTACGGTAACTGTAGGGATTTGAGAGGCGCAGGGAAGGTGTTTGACGAAATGGATGAGAGGGACATTGTTTCGTGGAATACTGTTATTGGAGTCTTTTCGGTGAATGGTTTGTATCAGGAGGCTTTTGAGTTTTTCAACGGCATGAATTCAAGGTCTGCGATGAGGCCTAATATGGTGAGCATTATTAGTGTTTTGCCAGTATGCGCCGGATTTGAGGATGAAGCGATGGCGTCTCAGATTCATGCTTACACGGTCAAGCTTGGGTTGGTTACAAATGTGACTGTTGGGAATGCGCTGGTGGATGCGTATGCAAAGTGTCGGAATGCAGTGGCTGCGAGGTATTTTTTTGATGAGATGGTTgagaagaatgaagtttcatGGAATGCAATCATAACGGGTTTTGCATATGGGGAGTGCAATGTAGATGCTTTGAATATGTTCAGGTCAATGATCTCTGAGGGTATGAAGCCAGACTCTGTCACCATTTCTAGTATGCTTCCTGTGCTTGTTGAATTACAGTTGTTTGATTTAGCCGAAGAGGTGCACGCATACAGCATACGAATGGGTATGGAATCTGATCTGTTCATCTCCAACTCTTTGATTGACATGTACGCAAAGTCTGGCCATCCAACTATGGCTTCTAGTATGTTCAACAAAATGAAGGTCTGCAATATAGTGTCATGGAATGCTATGATTGCTAACTTCACTCAAAACAGGCGAGAGGTTAAAGCTATAAATCTTATACGAGAAATGCAAGTTCATGGTGAAGTTCCAAGCTCATTAAGTTTCACAAACGTGCTTCCTGCTTGCGCCAGGATGGGTTTGCTTTCTACTGGAAAAGAGATCCATGCAAGGACATTTCGCATGGGACAGTCCTTTGACGTGTTCATCTCCAATGCCTTGACAGACATGTATGCAAAATGTGGCTGCTTGAACCTGGCCAGAAAGGTTTTCAGCATGTCATGGAGAGATGAAGTAACGTACAATATACTAATTGTTGGCTATTCTCAAACTAGTTATTGCTTAGAATCTCTTAGTCTATTAAAAGAAATGCACTCCATGGGTATGAACTACGATATTGTTTCCTTTGTTGGAGCTATCTCAGCTTGTGCAAACATAGCTGCAATCAAGCAGGGTAAAGAAATTCATGGGCTGCTGGTTAGGAAACAACTTCATATGCATCTCTTCGTTGCAAACTCACTGTTGGACTTATACACGAAATGTGGAAAGATTGATATTGCCAGAGAAGTATTTGACCGTATACCACACAGGGATGTAGCCTCTTGGAACACTGTGATCATGGGTTACGGGATGCTGGGAGAAATAGAGACTGCCATCAGCCTTTTTGAAGAAATGAGAAATGATGGTGTGGAATATGACTCCGTTTCATATATTGCAGTATTATCAGCATGTAGTCATGGAGGGCTGGTTGAGAAGGGAAGGGAGTACTTTAAAGAAATGCGGTGTCAGAATCTTGAGCCATCACAGATGCACTATGCTTGTATGGTTGATATTCTTGGCCGAGCTGGCCTTTTTTGA